In Aquila chrysaetos chrysaetos unplaced genomic scaffold, bAquChr1.4, whole genome shotgun sequence, a single window of DNA contains:
- the LOC115338462 gene encoding LOW QUALITY PROTEIN: TAF6-like RNA polymerase II p300/CBP-associated factor-associated factor 65 kDa subunit 6L (The sequence of the model RefSeq protein was modified relative to this genomic sequence to represent the inferred CDS: deleted 2 bases in 1 codon) encodes MFPPLVGGAGREGAQPGGAAMSEREERRFVELPRESVRLMAESTGLELSDEVAALLAEDVCYRLREATQNSSQFMKHTRRRKLTVEDFNRALRWSNVEAVCGYGSQDALPFRAIKEGELYFQEDREVNLVDLALATNIPKGCAETAVRVHVSYLDGKGNLEPQGAVPSAVSTLTDDLLKYYQHVTRAVLGDDPQLMKVALQDLQTNSKIAALLPYFVYVVSGVKSVSHDLEQLNRLLHIARSLIQNPFLCLGSYVRSLIARVMYCALEPLAASSTPLNDHWTLRDYAAMLLSRIFWTHGDLVSGLYHQILLSLQKVLADPVRPLCSHYGAVVGLHALGWKVREKRAMPSHRSPRPLRAAASLSVCLSVFSAG; translated from the exons ATGTTCCCGCCCCTAGTAGGCGGGGCCGGACGGGAGGGCGCGCAGCCCGGCGGCGCGGCCATGTCGGAGCGGGAGGAACGGCGGTTCGTGGAGCTGCCGCGGGAGTCGGTGCGGTTGATGGCGGAGAGCACCGGGTTGGAACTCAGCGATGAGGTAGCAGCGTTGTTGGCCGAGGACGTCTGCTACCGGCTGCGGGAAGCCACGCAG AACAGCTCCCAGTTCATGAAACACACACGGCGACGCAAACTCACCGTGGAAGACTTCAACCGGGCGCTGCGCTGGAGCAATGTTGAG GCGGTGTGTGGATATGGCTCCCAGGACGCGCTGCCATTCCGGGCCATCAAGGAGGGTGAGCTGTACTTCCAGGAGGACCGGGAGGTCAACCTGGTGGATCTGGCCCTGGCCACCAACATCCCCAAGGGCTGCGCTGAGACGGCCGTGCGAG TCCATGTCTCCTACCTGGATGGAAAAGGCAACCTGGAACCACAGGGAGCTG TGCCCAGCGCCGTCTCCACGCTGACCGACGACCTGCTCAAGTACTACCAGCACGTCACCCGGGCGGTGTTGGGCGACGACCCTCAGCTGATGAAG GTAGCcctgcaggacctgcagaccaaTTCCAAGATTGCCGCTCTCCTGCCCTACTTCGTCTACGTGGTCAGCGGG GTGAAATCAGTGAGTCACGACCTGGAGCAGCTGAACCGGCTGTTACACATCGCCCGCAGCCTGATCCAGAACCCCTTCCTCTGCTTGGGCTCCTACGTCCGCAGCCTGATCGCCCGCGTCATGTACTGCGCGCTGGAGCCGCTGGCCGCC TCATCAACCCCCCTCAACGACCACTGGACCCTGCGCGACTACGCCGCCATGCTGCTCAGCCGCATCTTCTG GACCCACGGCGACCTGGTGAGCGGCCTCTACCATCAAATCCTGCTCTCGCTCCAGAAAGTGCTAGCCGATCCCGTGCGTCCCCTCTGCTCTCACTACGGCGCGGTGGTGGGGCTGCACGCCCTGGGCTGGAAGGTGAGGGAGAAGCGGGCCATGCCGTCCCACCGTAGCCCCCGACCGCTCCGCGCTGCTGCCTCCCtgtccgtctgtctgtctgtcttctccGCAGGCG
- the TMEM223 gene encoding transmembrane protein 223: MAAARARAAAAALEAAASPPRDVVLFRHERDRFFRLAGFFCAGQGLFWAYLAHFAFTALRPAPGPGPGPGPDDPLRPRDHKWRFGFTASCLTLGSLIVAAGCLFPLRAVRQVTLLRGGSEVTISTHGPLGLGRGPTVTVPLRHISCCAHRSEVPAAVPLKVKGRPFYFLLDKRGQIYNPRLFDITVGAYRKL; this comes from the exons ATGGCGGCGGCGAGGGcacgggcggcggcggcggccttGGAGGCGGCGGCGTCCCCCCCACGGGACGTGGTGCTTTTCCGACACGAACGGGATCGGTTTTTCCGTTTAGCCGGGTTCTTCTGTGCGGGGCAGGGTCTTTTTTGGGCCTACCTGGCTCATTTCGCTTTTACGGCTCTTCGACCGGCACCCGGTCCCGGTCCTGGTCCCGGTCCCGACGATCCGCTCCGGCCCCGCGATCATAAATGGAGATTCGGTTTCACCGCCTCCTGCCTCACGCTCG gcTCTCTGATCGTGGCAGCCGGTTGCCTGTTCCCGCTCCGTGCTGTCCGTCAGGTGACGCTGCTACGGGGCGGTTCGGAGGTGACGATCAGCACCCACGGACCGCTGGGACTTGGCCGGGGTCCCACCGTCACCGTCCCGTTACGCCACATCTCCTGCTGCGCTCACCGCAGCGAAGTGCCGGCTGCCGTCCCCCTCAAGGTGAAAGGACGACCGTTTTACTTTTTGCTGGACAAGAGGGGACAGATTTACAACCCCCGGCTCTTCGACATCACCGTTGGTGCCTACCGCAAGCTCTAG